Proteins co-encoded in one Aerococcaceae bacterium DSM 111021 genomic window:
- a CDS encoding ABC transporter ATP-binding protein, which produces MTEDKKQQTPINHGPNRQKITEKPKDFKATWVKLLTYCRNYWIVMAIALVSAIGGTILTLIGPDRLSEMTDIIASGIVTGIDMESVMRIGFTLVGFYLLSTVLSLVQGQVMATVTQRISNQLRTDISEKINRLPISYFDKTTTGDVLSRVTNDVDMIAQSLNQSVGTLVTAITLLLGSLYMMLTTNLLMTLTAVGATLIGFGLMILIMSQSQKFFLRQQKDLGRMNGHVEEIYSSHTIVKVYNGEANAKETFTEINESLRDSGFRAQSLSGLMMPIMGFVGNLGYVAVCIVGAMLAINGTISFGVIVAFIMYVRYFTQPLSQIAQAAQTLQSTAAASERVFEMLDATEMSDEQHKTDILEKAEGFVEFENVRFAYEGSSEPVISDFSAKAKPGQKIAIVGPTGAGKTTLINLLMRFHEIDSGEIRIDGVPTGDLTREAIHNQFCIVLQDTWVFEGTIRENLIYATEDVSEEQVIEASQAVGLHHFVQTLPEGYDTVLNDQVSLSEGQKQQITIARAMIADKPMLILDEATSSVDTRTELHIQEAMDKLMANRTSFIIAHRLSTIKNADLILVMKDGDIIESGTHGDLLNQGDFYADLYNSQFEIA; this is translated from the coding sequence ATGACAGAAGATAAAAAACAACAAACACCAATAAATCATGGACCTAACCGCCAAAAAATCACTGAAAAACCTAAAGATTTTAAAGCGACTTGGGTTAAATTACTAACATATTGTCGTAATTATTGGATTGTTATGGCTATTGCTCTTGTTAGTGCGATCGGTGGGACGATTCTAACATTAATCGGACCGGATCGCCTTTCTGAGATGACTGATATTATTGCGTCTGGTATTGTAACCGGTATTGATATGGAAAGTGTGATGCGTATTGGTTTCACGTTAGTTGGCTTCTATTTATTGAGTACGGTTCTATCATTAGTCCAAGGGCAAGTGATGGCAACTGTTACACAGCGTATATCGAACCAATTAAGAACAGACATCTCAGAAAAAATTAACCGTCTGCCGATTTCATATTTTGATAAAACGACAACAGGGGATGTTCTATCTCGTGTCACCAACGATGTTGATATGATTGCTCAATCGTTAAACCAAAGTGTTGGGACATTAGTTACAGCAATAACACTGCTATTAGGTTCGCTTTATATGATGTTAACAACAAACTTACTCATGACGTTGACTGCAGTAGGGGCAACGTTAATTGGATTTGGACTGATGATACTTATCATGAGCCAATCGCAAAAATTCTTCTTAAGACAACAGAAAGATCTCGGACGCATGAATGGTCATGTTGAGGAGATTTATAGTTCACATACAATCGTTAAAGTTTATAACGGTGAGGCGAATGCAAAAGAAACGTTTACCGAAATTAATGAGAGTTTGCGCGATAGTGGGTTTCGTGCTCAAAGCTTATCTGGTTTAATGATGCCAATTATGGGCTTTGTTGGGAACCTTGGTTATGTTGCAGTCTGTATTGTTGGAGCGATGTTAGCAATTAATGGAACCATTTCTTTCGGAGTGATTGTTGCGTTTATTATGTACGTTCGCTACTTTACACAACCATTAAGTCAAATTGCTCAAGCAGCCCAAACGCTTCAATCAACAGCGGCAGCAAGCGAGCGTGTCTTTGAAATGTTAGATGCGACTGAAATGTCAGATGAACAGCATAAGACAGACATATTAGAAAAAGCTGAAGGCTTTGTTGAGTTTGAGAATGTTCGCTTCGCTTATGAAGGAAGCAGTGAACCAGTTATCTCTGATTTTTCTGCAAAAGCAAAACCCGGTCAAAAGATTGCGATTGTTGGACCAACGGGTGCTGGTAAGACAACACTGATTAACTTACTGATGCGATTCCACGAAATTGATAGTGGGGAGATTCGAATTGATGGTGTTCCAACGGGTGACTTAACGCGTGAGGCAATCCATAACCAATTCTGTATTGTCCTTCAAGATACGTGGGTATTTGAAGGAACAATTCGTGAAAACTTAATTTACGCAACCGAAGATGTGAGTGAAGAGCAAGTCATTGAAGCGAGTCAAGCCGTCGGTTTACATCACTTTGTTCAAACCTTACCTGAAGGGTATGATACAGTATTGAATGACCAAGTCAGTTTATCCGAAGGGCAAAAGCAACAAATCACAATTGCTCGTGCAATGATTGCGGATAAACCCATGTTAATCTTAGATGAAGCAACAAGTTCTGTGGATACACGTACTGAATTACATATTCAAGAAGCGATGGATAAATTAATGGCTAACCGTACTTCATTTATTATCGCTCACCGTCTTTCTACTATTAAGAATGCTGATTTAATTCTTGTTATGAAAGATGGCGATATCATCGAAAGCGGTACACATGGTGACTTATTAAATCAAGGTGATTTTTATGCTGACTTATATAATAGCCAGTTTGAAATAGCTTAG
- a CDS encoding ABC transporter ATP-binding protein, with protein MIKLFKQLTKKDLGLILISIMFIIGQVWLDLKLPDYMSQITMLIQTQGSQMSDVISAGMYMLACAFGSLVAAIIVAILSARISSDFGANLRSHLFNKMQTFSLQEISGFSTASLITRSTNDITQVQMLIVMGLQIMIKAPILGVMAVLKIAGKSWQWTTATGVAVLALILIVGVTISIALPKFKLLQKMTDRLNHVTRENLNGLRVVRAYNAEDYQQAKFETVNDDFTQTNLFTSRVMAFLMPNIQLIMSGLTLAIYWLGAILINQAALTERMTLFSDMIVFSSYAMQVVMAFMMLIMIFVMLPRATVSAKRILEVLETEPTIHDGAITESNTPIKGEVEFRQVSFKYPGAKEYVVKDISFKANKGETVAFIGATGSGKSTVINLLPRLYEATSGAVLVDGINVKDYTQEALHNKLGYVGQKATLFTGSIKSNIAYGDNGKEAFIESDIIEAAYTAQAGDFIESLPEGYDSYVSQGGTNFSGGQKQRLSIARAIARRPEIFIFDDSFSALDYKTDRQLRLALQRDCKDATKLIVAQRIGTIKDADRIIVLDKGKIVGNGTHEELMVSSDVYQEIAYSQLSKEELA; from the coding sequence ATGATAAAACTATTTAAACAATTAACTAAAAAAGATTTGGGTCTTATTTTGATTAGTATTATGTTTATTATTGGGCAAGTCTGGCTCGATTTAAAATTACCAGACTATATGAGTCAGATTACCATGCTGATTCAGACTCAAGGAAGTCAGATGAGTGATGTTATTTCAGCAGGAATGTACATGTTAGCTTGTGCATTTGGTAGTTTAGTGGCAGCTATTATTGTCGCAATCTTATCTGCTCGAATTTCATCTGATTTTGGAGCGAATTTAAGAAGTCATCTATTCAATAAGATGCAGACTTTTTCATTGCAAGAGATTAGTGGCTTTTCGACAGCGAGTTTAATTACACGTTCAACCAATGACATTACGCAAGTTCAGATGTTAATCGTCATGGGGCTGCAAATTATGATTAAAGCACCTATTCTAGGTGTGATGGCTGTACTCAAGATTGCTGGAAAGAGCTGGCAATGGACGACCGCAACGGGTGTGGCAGTGTTAGCACTCATTCTGATTGTTGGTGTGACGATTTCGATTGCCTTACCTAAATTCAAATTACTGCAAAAAATGACAGACCGATTGAATCACGTGACACGTGAAAACTTAAATGGATTGCGAGTGGTACGAGCATATAACGCTGAGGACTATCAACAAGCTAAGTTTGAAACAGTGAATGATGACTTCACTCAAACAAATTTATTTACGAGTCGAGTGATGGCTTTCTTAATGCCTAATATTCAATTAATTATGAGCGGGTTAACCTTAGCTATCTATTGGTTGGGAGCTATCTTAATTAATCAAGCGGCTTTAACTGAACGTATGACTCTGTTCTCAGATATGATTGTATTCTCGTCTTATGCGATGCAAGTGGTGATGGCTTTCATGATGCTGATTATGATTTTTGTCATGCTACCTCGTGCAACCGTATCTGCGAAGCGTATCTTAGAAGTATTGGAAACAGAACCAACTATTCATGATGGTGCTATAACCGAATCTAATACGCCTATTAAAGGGGAAGTTGAGTTTCGTCAAGTAAGTTTCAAATACCCAGGTGCTAAGGAGTATGTCGTAAAAGACATTTCCTTCAAAGCGAATAAAGGTGAGACAGTGGCCTTTATCGGAGCGACCGGATCAGGTAAAAGTACCGTCATCAATTTGCTTCCTCGTTTATATGAAGCGACTTCAGGTGCAGTTCTAGTCGATGGAATCAATGTGAAAGACTATACCCAAGAAGCACTTCATAACAAACTCGGGTATGTAGGACAAAAAGCAACCTTATTCACAGGATCAATTAAATCAAATATTGCATATGGTGATAATGGTAAAGAAGCTTTCATAGAGTCAGACATTATTGAAGCGGCTTATACAGCACAAGCTGGGGACTTCATTGAGAGTTTGCCAGAAGGATATGATAGTTACGTATCACAAGGAGGGACGAACTTTTCTGGTGGTCAAAAACAACGTTTGTCGATTGCTAGAGCGATTGCAAGACGTCCAGAAATTTTTATCTTTGATGATTCATTCTCGGCCCTCGATTATAAAACCGACCGTCAACTGCGACTAGCTTTACAACGTGATTGTAAAGATGCGACAAAATTAATCGTAGCGCAGCGGATTGGGACAATTAAAGATGCTGACCGTATTATTGTACTAGATAAAGGAAAAATTGTAGGCAACGGTACGCACGAGGAATTAATGGTTTCAAGTGACGTATATCAAGAAATTGCTTACTCACAACTATCGAAGGAGGAATTAGCATAA
- a CDS encoding HAMP domain-containing histidine kinase — MKQSNRVYKRLLPRTLLTIFFTLIVFGILVITMLIVGLLMFALNHFDYLEDHLASPNIIIPIAFFGIVSIFIGTLVAAMVSGIPLGFIANLINGMDALSKGDYSIRIEVGQNVIGQKIATSFNRLAEELDNTEMLRSDFVNNFSHEFKTPIVSITGFAKLVQKGNITQEKEQEYLQIIVDEMNRLASMSTNILDLTKIENQTILTDITRINLSEQIRSSILLLQQKWMKKDIVFDLGYDEIFIQANEEILKQVWINLLDNSIKFSPEAEEIQVRINQTDTHTTVKISNKGEFITPEDIDRIFNKIWQADTSHSTQGSGIGLSIVKEVLQLHKGQVNVTSDTEFTTFAVTLPNVHLLEGYALR; from the coding sequence ATGAAGCAATCTAATCGAGTATACAAAAGACTGTTACCAAGAACACTTCTAACGATTTTCTTTACGCTCATTGTATTTGGTATTTTAGTTATTACGATGCTTATTGTTGGATTACTCATGTTTGCTTTGAATCATTTTGATTATTTAGAAGATCATCTTGCGTCCCCGAATATTATTATTCCTATAGCCTTTTTTGGTATCGTTAGTATTTTCATTGGTACCTTAGTTGCAGCGATGGTGAGTGGGATTCCATTGGGTTTTATTGCGAATTTAATTAACGGAATGGATGCATTATCCAAAGGTGATTATTCTATCCGGATTGAAGTAGGACAAAATGTCATTGGACAAAAAATTGCGACTAGTTTTAATCGACTAGCAGAAGAATTAGATAATACTGAGATGTTGCGCTCTGACTTTGTTAATAACTTCTCACACGAATTCAAAACGCCGATTGTCTCAATCACTGGCTTTGCCAAATTAGTGCAGAAAGGGAATATTACCCAAGAAAAAGAACAAGAGTACTTACAGATTATTGTCGATGAGATGAACCGGTTAGCGTCAATGTCTACTAATATTCTTGATTTAACCAAAATTGAAAATCAAACAATTTTAACAGATATTACAAGGATTAACCTATCAGAACAAATTCGAAGTTCGATTCTATTACTCCAACAAAAATGGATGAAGAAGGACATCGTATTTGATTTGGGATATGATGAGATATTTATTCAAGCCAATGAGGAAATATTGAAACAAGTCTGGATAAATTTATTAGATAATTCAATTAAATTCTCCCCAGAAGCAGAGGAAATCCAGGTAAGAATTAACCAAACAGATACACATACAACCGTTAAAATTAGCAATAAAGGCGAGTTTATTACACCAGAAGATATAGACCGAATCTTTAATAAGATTTGGCAAGCTGACACGTCACATTCAACTCAAGGATCTGGAATTGGTCTGTCGATTGTGAAGGAAGTGCTTCAATTACATAAAGGACAAGTGAATGTCACGAGTGACACGGAATTTACAACATTCGCTGTCACTTTACCTAATGTTCATTTGCTTGAAGGGTACGCTTTGAGATGA
- a CDS encoding response regulator transcription factor — translation MFQILVVDDNKNARQLMRAVLEDEQYSVHTAVDGENAMDILDKQHIDLAIVDIMMPNMDGYEFTKIIRDMHDDLPILMISAKQLPADKKQGFLVGIDDYMTKPVEEEEMLLRIKALLRRAKIASDRHIVVGEVTLDYDNFSIKKGDEIQVLPQKEFLLLFKLLSYPGQIFTRIQLMDEIWGVDSDTGWDTVTVHIARIRKRFGDWDDFEIESVRGLGYRAVKK, via the coding sequence ATGTTTCAAATTTTAGTGGTTGACGATAATAAAAATGCGCGCCAGCTGATGCGAGCTGTCTTGGAAGATGAGCAGTATTCGGTCCATACTGCTGTAGATGGCGAAAACGCGATGGATATTTTGGATAAGCAACACATTGATTTAGCGATTGTGGATATTATGATGCCTAATATGGATGGGTATGAGTTCACGAAGATTATCCGCGATATGCACGATGATCTTCCTATCTTAATGATTTCTGCAAAACAATTGCCAGCGGATAAGAAGCAAGGTTTCCTGGTTGGGATTGATGATTATATGACAAAACCAGTGGAGGAAGAGGAGATGTTGCTTCGGATTAAAGCATTATTAAGGCGGGCGAAGATTGCATCGGACCGTCATATTGTAGTTGGAGAAGTGACGTTGGATTATGACAACTTTTCTATTAAGAAAGGGGATGAGATTCAAGTCTTACCACAGAAAGAGTTTCTACTGTTATTCAAACTTTTATCTTATCCTGGTCAAATTTTCACCCGTATTCAATTAATGGATGAGATTTGGGGAGTCGATAGTGATACAGGTTGGGATACAGTGACTGTTCATATTGCGCGTATTCGTAAACGCTTTGGCGACTGGGATGATTTTGAAATTGAGTCGGTTCGAGGTCTAGGCTATCGCGCGGTGAAAAAATAA
- a CDS encoding MaoC family dehydratase N-terminal domain-containing protein has protein sequence MTKLYLDNLHIGDGYKCGTHVFEEEEIKAFAKQFDPQPFHLDNELAKETFFKGLSASGWHVSGVMMRLIVESVHIAEGIIGTGASVKWKVPVRPADEIYVLSTIKDIAPSKSNPNQAILTIESKAYNQEGILFGIRTYGDW, from the coding sequence ATGACTAAACTGTATTTGGATAATCTGCATATTGGTGATGGATATAAGTGTGGGACTCATGTCTTTGAAGAGGAAGAGATTAAAGCATTTGCCAAACAATTTGATCCTCAGCCTTTTCATTTAGATAATGAATTAGCGAAGGAGACCTTCTTTAAAGGCTTGAGTGCGAGTGGCTGGCATGTTAGTGGGGTTATGATGCGGTTAATCGTAGAAAGTGTGCACATTGCGGAAGGAATTATTGGCACGGGTGCATCCGTTAAGTGGAAAGTACCAGTACGACCTGCGGATGAAATCTATGTCCTGAGTACAATTAAAGACATTGCCCCATCAAAGTCAAATCCCAATCAAGCGATTTTGACGATTGAAAGTAAAGCCTACAATCAAGAGGGTATTTTATTTGGAATTCGCACTTATGGCGATTGGTAA